A part of Aspergillus flavus chromosome 5, complete sequence genomic DNA contains:
- the ustR gene encoding fungal-specific transcription factor domain-containing protein, whose amino-acid sequence MSGAQRRKTGCWTCRLRRKKCNEDGQPCSNCEARGVFCHGYGPKPSWKDRGEREREEAQRLQLISRARTRRARATPTNSINGEPRRPSIDMNTSDMGSPIQMGLGSSDSSIFETSSLDLLDIPELGSSLWEPTLDIIQVQPPPSDAPSALQFPSILGDGLEEKEIDLIMYYVVEVFPRQHSSYQGTSVMERSWLLCVLKRSSSFYYTSLSLSAHYRLMSMPEGGQGRTALLQEYERYKTCSLFRFQELVSSATRPQSPISTGVVGESVICGVQIAMLEAVSKNMQSSYLHLSSAALSLAQLLDNTSALDSSSISTNTTPPSSVLTTDLYHAGSMEYKALRCFSIILIWNDILHCSAQQTIPAAAKTYQKLLADESFIPLFADIVGCEGWVLVPILEAMLLASWKKDQEAKGQLSIRELLTKVDHIESILGDRMKRLAPAVLRQKEAGISSQSPEQIRLVHTYIFAHASFVHLHTVVSGAQPSVPEIRQSIDKSLAAWQLLPPSLINFKTMAWPFCVCGSMAVGSQRELFQKIMSENFQNQSTSSNLHCLKSVVEECWKNFDKRVPEQSPSSYNWKVVMEKLNLSILFI is encoded by the exons ATGTCAGGGGCCCAGCGGCGTAAGACGGGATGCTGGACATGCCGGCTCCGGCGGAAGAAGTGTAATGAAGACGGACAGCCGTGCTCGAACTGTGAGGCGCGCGGGGTTTTCTGCCATGGCTATGGCCCAAAGCCATCGTGGAAGGATCGTGGGGAGAGGGAGCGGGAGGAAGCTCAGCGGTTGCAATTGATTTCTAGAGCGCGAACTCGGCGTGCGCGCGCGACCCCTACAAACTCCATAAATGGTGAGCCCCGACGGCCCTCGATCGACATGAACACGTCTGATATGGGTTCGCCCATTCAAATGGGGCTCGGGTCCTCGGACTCGTCCATCTTCGAGACCTCCAGCCTCGACCTGCTTGATATCCCGGAGCTGGGATCCTCGCTCTGGGAGCCGACACTGGATATCATTCAGGTACAACCTCCCCCCTCGGATGCCCCCAGTGCTCTGCAGTTTCCGTCCATTCTCGGTGATGggctggaagagaaggagatcgacTTGATCATGTACTATGTCGTAGAAGTGTTTCCGAGGCAGCACTCTTCGTACCAGGGAACCTCGGTGATGGAGCGGTCGTGGCTGCTTTGCGTGCTCAAGCGGTCCTCGAGTTTCTATTATACAAGTCTGAGCCTGAGTGCACACTACCGACTCATGAGTATGCCGGAAGGCGGCCAAGGGCGGACTGCCTTACTACAGGAATATGAACGATACAAAACGTGCAGTCTGTTTCGCTTCCAAGAGCTGGTGAGCTCCGCCACACGGCCACAGTCACCTATATCTACGGGGGTAGTGGGGGAGTCTGTGATCTGCGGGGTTCAGATTGCCATGCTGGAG GCGGTAAGTAAGAACATGCAGTCCTCCTACCTGCACCTCAGTTCCGCAGCGCTATCACTGGCACAACTCCTAGACAACACCTCGGCCCTTGATTCCAGCTCTATATCCACAAATACCACCCCACCGTCCTCTGTACTAACCACAGACCTATACCATGCGGGTTCCATGGAATACAAGGCTCTCCGATGCTTCAGCATCATCTTAATATGGAATGATATCCTCCACTGCTCCGCGCAGCAAACAATCCCAGCCGCGGCCAAAACCTATCAAAAGCTCCTAGCGGATGAAAGCTTCATTCCGCTCTTCGCTGACATCGTGGGATGCGAGGGCTGGGTGCTCGTCCCCATTCTCGAGGCAATGCTGCTGGCCAGCTGGAAGAAGGACCAGGAAGCTAAAGGCCAATTGAGCATCCGCGAACTCCTCACCAAAGTCGACCACATCGAATCCATCCTCGGCGACCGAATGAAGCGACTAGCCCCGGCCGTGCTCCGCCAGAAGGAGGCCGGGATCTCGTCGCAGAGCCCCGAACAGATCAGGCTGGTCCACACATACATCTTTGCTCACGCAAGTTTCGTTCATCTCCACACCGTTGTCTCTGGCGCGCAGCCCAGCGTGCCCGAGATCCGACAGAGTATTGACAAATCCTTAGCTGCATGGCAGCTCCTGCCTCCCTCTTTGATCAACTTCAAAACCATGGCGTGGCCATTCTGCGTGTGCGGTAGTATGGCCGTGGGTTCTCAGCGAGAGCTGTTCCAGAAAATCATGTCCGAGAACTTTCAAAATCAATCGACGTCGAGCAATCTCCATTGTCTTAAGTCTGTAGTAGAAGAGTGCTGGAAGAATTTCGATAAGCGTGTGCCAGAACAGAGTCCGTCGTCTTATAATTGGAAGGTCGTGATGGAAAAGCTAAATTTAAGTATCCTGTTCATATGA
- the ustH gene encoding putative gamma glutamyl transpeptidase, translated as MASKWIEEQPLVHRRDIRISSKSRIAAGLLVLLVLWRYGLPSSIHFGFSSEEPKQLGAVASEHALCSRYGADMLERGGNAADAMVATMFCIGVVGMYHSGIGGGGFMLIKSPDGDFEFVDFRETAPAAIVALGKNTSAGLRSGVPGEVRGLEYLHRKYGVLPWSVVLEPAIRTARDGFLVQEDLVNYIDMAVEETGEDFLSKHPSWAVDFSPSGSRVRLGDTMTRRRLAATLERISVDGPDAFYSGPIAEDMVASLRNVGGIMTLEDLANYTVVTRDTSHIDYRGYQITSTTAPSSGTIAMNILKVLDTYDEFFTPGTTELSTHRMIEAMKFAFGLRTRLGDPSFVHGMEEYENHILSAEMIDHIRQSISDSHTQDTSAYNPDGLEVVNSTGTAHIATVDHQGLAISATTTINRLFGNQIMCDRTGIIMNNEMDDFSVPTSSPPTFGHTPSSTNFAEPGKRPLSAISPAIILHPDGSLFLIAGSAGSNWITTTTVQNIISGIDQNLAAQEILATPRVHHQLIPNHAIFETTYDNGTVDFLSQLGHEVTWYPPAASMAHLIRVNADGGFDPAGDPRLKNSGGVVALQRRKFW; from the exons ATGGCCTCAAAATGGATAGAAGAGCAGCCCCTCGTCCATCGTAGAGACATCCGGATCTCCAGTAAATCCCGCATTGCAGCTGGTTTGCTCGTTCTCCTTGTACTCTGGCGGTATGGTCTCCCTTCTTCGATTCACTTTGGTTTCTCGTCAGAGGAGCCCAAGCAGTTAGGTGCCGTTGCTAGTGAACATGCGCTGTGCAGTCGGTATGGAGCAGACATGCTGGAACGAGGTGGGAATGCGGCTGATGCT ATGGTCGCTACAATGTTTTGTATTGGCGTCGTAG GCATGTATCATAGTGGAATCGGGGGAGGCGGTTTTATGCTTATCAAATCCCCTGATGGCGATTTTGAATTTGTGGATTTCCGCGAAACAGCCCCTGCTGCAATTGTCGCATTGGGAAAGAATACATCCGCCGGTCTGAGGAG TGGTGTTCCTGGAGAAGTGCGCGGTCTTGAATATCTACATCGAAAATATGGCGTCCTCCCCTGGTCGGTGGTCCTGGAACCGGCTATCCGCACTGCACGAGATGGGTTCCTTGTGCAGGAAGACCTGGTCAACTATATCGACATGGCGGTCGAAGAGACAGGTGAAGATTTCTTGTCCAAGCATCCCTCTTGGGCGGTTGACTTTAGCCCTTCCGGGTCCCGAGTCCGGCTGGGGGATACGATGACTCGTCGACGACTAGCCGCGACTCTGGAAAGGATTTCCGTTGATGGTCCAGATGCGTTCTATTCCGGCCCCATCGCGGAGGATATGGTTGCTTCGTTGCGGAACGTGGGGGGAATCATGACTCTGGAGGATCTGGCTAATTATACGGTTGTTACTCGCGATACCTCGCACATTGACTACCGGGGGTATCAGATTACCAGTACAACTGCACCATCGAGCGGGACTATCGCGATGAACATCCTCAAGGTGTTGGACACATATGACGAGTTCTTCACTCCTGGAACCACCGAGCTCAGCACCCATCGCATGATAGAAGCTATGAAGTTTGCGTTTGGCCTG AGAACACGTCTCGGGGATCCGTCGTTCGTGCATGGTATGGAAGAATATGAAAATCACATCCTGAGTGCAGAAATGATCGACCATATTCGCCAGAGTATATCCGACTCGCACACGCAGGATACATCAGCGTATAACCCTGACGGGCTGGAAGTCGTCAACAGCACAGGGACAGCGCATATCGCAACAGTCGACCACCAAGGCTTGGCCATCTCCGCGACGACCACTATCAACCGCTTGTTCGGCAATCAGATCATGTGTGACCGGACCGGCATTATCATGAATAATGAGATGGATG ACTTCTCCGTTCCCACCTCATCGCCGCCAACATTCGGCCATACTCCATCTTCGACCAATTTCGCTGAGCCCGGAAAACGTCCCCTCTCGGCCATTTCGCCAGCCATCATTCTCCATCCCGACGGATCACTATTTCTGATTGCCGGCTCGGCCGGCAGTAACTGGATCACCACCACAACCGTGCAGAATATCATCTCTGGTATTGACCAGAACTTGGCAGCGCAGGAGATCCTGGCGACGCCGCGTGTCCATCATCAGTTGATACCCAATCATGCCATTTTCGAGACCACATACGATAATGGGACGGTGGACTTCCTCTCCCAGCTAGGGCATGAAGTGACATGGTACCCGCCTGCCGCGAGCATGGCGCATTTGATTCGCGTGAACGCAGACGGGGGATTTGATCCTGCTGGAGATCCCCGGCTGAAGAACTCCGGGGGTGTAGTGGCCCTGCAGCGTCGTAAGTTCTGGTAG
- the ustT gene encoding MFS multidrug transporter, whose amino-acid sequence MSGTSPPTPKDHITMVDHDYSDCSEDVSLIGADREHRRSSTPDGLYQHKINRHYNPLYIAVVASLTFLITDIAGQIIVAPRLAIFEHIICKAYYTQVSGAAGTGMGDCKVEPVQSELALINGWREMFDNIPAIAVSIPYGVVADRFGRKKVLLIAMVGCLLSDIWVGVVTWFPDTFPLRAVWFSGIWQLIGGGGASISSMAFAMIADSCPADLRTTAFSQVHAAVLVAELVSVPAGAALANFNPWIPVFGAAIFMVLGILFAYVVVPDVRPAGSKREGGSDGDFLSSAQESHPTWLMSIHHRWRKIVDEFRKDSSWIRDVNVLLIMASFFVCQLGRMISGITLQYAAAKFHWKFDKASLLVSLRAGVNLFVLAAIIPALSYILVKRFKLNDVVKDKRITQINGVCLIIGSFVMFLAASPGTLVFGQTVFALGFAFSVTARSFLTGMVDPMHIGTVFTGVTTMLYGGLVIGSPMLAKTLQWGLQLGGIWVGLPFLLAAVLFTLALGAISAARSY is encoded by the exons ATGTCGGGCACCTCTCCACCCACACCGAAAGACCATATCACCATGGTGGACCACGATTATAGCGACTGCAGCGAAGATGTATCGTTAATCGGCGCCGATCGGGAGCATCGACGGTCATCCACCCCGGACGGACTATATCAACACAAAATCAACAGGCACTACAATCCGCTCTATATCGCGGTAGTCGCCAGCTTGACCTTCCTGATTACTGATATAGCCGGCCAAATCATCGTCGCACCCCGCCTGGCGATTTTCGAACACATCATCTGTAAGGCGTATTATACCCAGGTTTCGGGCGCTGCAGGCACAGGAATGGGAGATTGCAAGGTTGAGCCAGTGCAGAGTGAACTGGCTCTGATCAATGGTTGGCGGGAGATGTTTGATAATATTCCAG CCATCGCAGTTTCTATACCCTATGGAGTCGTCGCAGATCGGTTTGGGCGTAAAAAGGTCCTCTTAATTGCCATGGTCGGTTGTCTTCTGAGCGACATCTGGGTCGGGGTCGTGA CCTGGTTCCCCGATACTTTCCCTCTCCGCGCTGTATGGTTCTCCGGTATCTGGCAACTGATCGGTGGCGGAGGAGCTTCCATATCCTCTATGGCATTTGCAATGATAGCCGATTCATGCCCTGCAGATTTGAG AACTACGGCATTCTCCCAAGTCCATGCCGCCGTTCTCGTGGCCGAGTTAGTGTCCGTCCCCGCCGGTGCGGCTCTAGCAAACTTCAACCCCTGGATCCCCGTCTTCGGGGCTGCGATTTTCATGGTCCTAGGCATCTTGTTCGCCTACGTGGTGGTGCCAGATGTCCGGCCAGCGGGTTCCAAGCGCGAAGGAGGCAGCGATGGTGACTTCTTATCCTCTGCGCAGGAGTCGCATCCCACATGGCTCATGTCGATCCACCACCGTTGGCGCAAGATTGTGGACGAGTTCAGGAAGGATTCCTCTTGGATCCGAGATGTGAACGTTCTGCTGATCATGGCCTCCTTTTTCGTCTGTCAACTCGGGAGAATGATTTCTGGTATTACCCTGCAGTATGCTGCTGCCAAGTTTCACTGGAAATTTGACAAG GCATCCTTACTAGTTTCTCTGCGGGCCGGAGTCAATCTATTCGTTCTAGCGGCCATCATTCCCGCCCTTTCGTACATCCTGGTGAAACGCTTCAAGCTCAACGACGTGGTGAAAGACAAACGAATCACCCAGATCAACGGCGTCTGCCTCATCATCGGATCTTTTGTGATGTTCCTCGCTGCTTCACCCGGCACTCTGGTCTTCGGGCAGACGGTCTTCGCCCTGGGATTTGCCTTTTCCGTCACGGCCAGGAGTTTCCTCACGGGCATGGTGGACCCAATGCACATTGGAACTGTCTTCACCGGAGTCACGACGATGTTGTACGGAGGTCTGGTAATTGGTAGTCCTATGCTGGCCAAGACGTTGCAGTGGGGATTACAGCTAGGTGGAATCTGGGTGGGATTGCCTTTTCTGCTGGCTGCTGTATTGTTCACGCTAGCGCTGGGTGCCATCTCTGCAGCAAGGTCGTATTGA
- the ustS gene encoding glutathione S-transferase gives MTKTEESPLHFFDIFSTLPGTSKSWSSNVLKIRMVLNYKGIPYTQSFHSYPDIAPLLQSLSVPPHKQGRFKYTLPAICHPSSVKSSPSGAMMDSLPIACHLDETYPDPPLFPSGEASYALALAIGKLMVPAALKTCDLLLPKAEEVLDDRGKEYFVRTRTEIFGKPLSELRPKTEEGVRAIVDGMKADMEVFISMLRGRGEGKKSGPFLEGEKPGYADFILVTFLSWSHRFDMELWREIMDMGNGEFRALWHASVQWLEGQGEEKEWAVPQLSTVD, from the exons ATGACaaaaacagaagaaagccCCCTTCACTTTTTCGATATCTTCTCTACCCTACCAG GCACATCCAAATCATGGTCCTCAAACGTCTTGAAAATCCGCATGGTCCTCAACTACAAAGGCATCCCCTACACGCAAAGCTTCCATTCCTATCCGGACATCGCGCCTCTCCTTCAGAGTCTCTCGGTACCTCCCCACAAACAAGGCCGATTTAAATACACTCTACCAGCGATATGCCACCCCTCCTCGGTCAAGTCGAGCCCCTCTGGTGCCATGATGGATTCTCTCCCGATTGCATGTCATCTCGATGAGACCTATCCGGATCCTCCGCTCTTCCCGTCTGGGGAGGCTAGCTATGCCCTTGCTCTGGCTATCGGCAAGCTCATGGTTCCCGCTGCACTAAAAACGTGCGATCTGCTTCTACCCAAAGCGGAGGAGGTGTTGGACGATCGGGGCAAGGAGTACTTCGTGCGGACTCGGACGGAGATCTTCGGGAAGCCGCTGTCGGAGCTGAGACCCAAGACGGAGGAAGGGGTGCGGGCGATCGTCGATGGGATGAAGGCGGATATGGAGGTTTTCATTTCCATGCTTCGGGGGAGAggcgaggggaagaagagtgGGCCATTtctggagggagagaagccGGGATATGCGGATTTCATTTTGGTTACTTTTCTGTCGTGGAGTCATCGGTTTGATATGGAGCTCTGGAGGGAGATTATGGATATGGGCAATGGGGAATTTAGGGCGCTTTGGCATGCTTCTGTGCAGTGGTTGGAAGGgcaaggggaagagaaggaatgggctGTCCCTCAGTTAAGTACTGTAGATTAA
- the ustM gene encoding S-adenosyl-L-methionine-dependent methyltransferase, with protein METILSSCLYDPNLKTKFYIPRFTHRLLIAHAWGITPGQRILDIGCGQGESCLVLAHLVGRTGHITGIDIAQPEYGSPYTVKESHDYVRKSELGSRITFLRSDTPSFLRDLHRPAREVFDSVALFHSLWYFPNSQSVYDLFRTLAVDAQAPRVYLCEYSYEISLEEQNVHALAAQTQRLFYRYRRPRAPGDLEQNVRAGLDQASILEAARGAGYRVVRDGKVTPDPSFLEGHFEVQYVEGEKFMRRVKEEALTEAQESEILASLARLREVHEEWKRAGHETVRNLDIWWAVLELGA; from the coding sequence ATGGAAACAATTCTATCCAGCTGCCTCTACGACCCCAATCTCAAAACCAAATTCTATATCCCCCGCTTCACGCACCGTCTCCTAATCGCCCACGCCTGGGGAATCACCCCAGGGCAAAGGATCCTCGACATCGGCTGCGGTCAGGGAGAATCATGCCTCGTATTAGCCCACCTAGTCGGGCGCACCGGCCACATAACCGGGATCGACATCGCGCAGCCCGAATACGGCAGTCCCTACACGGTGAAAGAGTCGCACGACTACGTGAGGAAATCCGAGCTAGGATCACGGATTACATTCCTTCGCTCCGACACGCCGTCTTTCCTGCGCGATTTGCACCGGCCCGCGCGCGAGGTCTTCGACTCCGTCGCGCTCTTCCATAGTCTCTGGTATTTTCCGAATAGCCAGAGCGTGTATGATCTTTTCCGGACGTTGGCGGTCGATGCCCAGGCGCCAAGGGTGTATCTGTGCGAGTACTCGTATGAGATCTCGCTGGAGGAGCAGAATGTGCATGCTCTAGCGGCTCAGACGCAGAGGCTGTTCTATCGGTATCGACGGCCTCGTGCGCCTGGGGACCTAGAGCAGAATGTCCGTGCGGGACTTGACCAGGCGTCGATTTTGGAGGCGGCCCGGGGGGCTGGATATAGGGTGGTCAGGGATGGGAAAGTCACGCCTGACCCTAGCTTTCTCGAGGGCCACTTTGAGGTGCAGTATGTGGAGGGGGAGAAGTTCATGCGCCGAGTCAAGGAGGAGGCGCTTACGGAGGCGCAGGAGAGTGAGATCCTCGCTTCTCTGGCGCGTCTGCGGGAGGTCCATGAGGAATGGAAGCGGGCGGGGCATGAGACAGTGAGGAATTTGGATATTTGGTGGGCTGTGCTGGAGCTGGGCGCTTGA
- the ustF2 gene encoding FAD dependent oxidoreductase — protein sequence MANPQTTRVAVVGAGISGVLAAGHLLATGLEVTVFERNAAPGGVWLYDERTPIEPSYPAMKPSKADPPATNEQETSRFMLQHAPPGPCYYNLQNNVPTPLLEVSLKPWPDGTPDTVRHDVIQRFIQDMSIEAKVHDVTRYEARVKKVVKDGAEWKITWSTPQVGLQSETSEFEQVSPFDVVIVASGHYHAPRVPDIPGLSDTKRKYGSRILHSKEYRRPENFRNKNILMIGGGVSSIDIANDISPFANTIYQSTRNSKFDLVESMLPENGVRVHEISHFEIQSHSDEPLSDDEPLPLTIHFESGQNLHGIHMIMLCTGYHITFPYLEEYHSDETTLQDADENILITDGTQVHNLYQDIFYIPDPTLVFVGLPYYTFTFSIFDFQAIVVAQVLSGTVQLPTETEMRSEYNAKVERVGLGKVFHSILGTEENYVHDLLTWVNTSRAAQELVAIKGFSPRWYEAKEALRQKYRAQVNK from the exons ATGGCCAATCCTCAAACCACCCGTGTAGCCGTGGTTGGTGCTGGCATTAGCGGTGTTCTGGCCGCCGGACATCTCCTCGCGACAGGTCTTGAAGTGACCGTTTTCGAACGCAATGCGGCCCCCGGTGGAGTCTG GTTATACGATGAACGAACACCGATCGAGCCATCGTATCCGGCCATGAAGCCCTCAAAGGCCGACCCGCCAGCAACAAATGAACAAGAAACGAGCAGGTTCATGCTACAGCATGCCCCGCCTGG GCCGTGCTATTATAACCTCCAGAACAATGTCCCCACGCCACTACTGGAGGTGTCGCTTAAGCCATGGCCAGACGGAACGCCAGATACTGTGAGACATGATGTAATCCAACGGTTTATTCAGGATATGTCGATTGAGGCCAAGGTGCATGATGTGACACGGTATGAAGCGCGAGTAAAAAAGGTTGTGAAAGATGGCGCAGAATGGAAGATTACCTGGTCTACTCCGCAGGTGGGGTTGCAATCTGAGACTTCGGAGTTCGAGCAAGTATCT CCTTTTGATGTGGTGATCGTGGCGTCTGGACACTACCATGCGCCCCGTGTTCCAGATATTCCGGGCTTATCAGACACGAAGAGAAAGTATGGGTCTCGAATCTTGCATTCCAAGGAGTATCGACGGCCGGAAAACTTCAGGAACAAG AATATTCTTATGATCGGTGGAGGAGTCTCGTCGATCGACATCGCCAACGATATCAGTCCATTCGCCAACACCATTTACCAGAGCACGAGGAACAGTAAATTCGATCTCGTTGAGAGTATGCTCCCCGAGAACGGGGTCCGAGTCCACGAGATATCCCATTTCGAAATACAAAGCCACAGCGACGAGCCATTATCAGATGACGAGCCACTACCGTTGACAATCCATTTCGAGTCCGGCCAGAATCTCCACGGGATTCATATGATCATGCTCTGTACGGGCTATCATATCACATTTCCCTATCTAGAAGAATACCACAGTGATGAAACAACATTGCAAGACGCAGACGaaaacatcctcatcacgGACGGCACGCAGGTGCATAACTTATACCAGGATATATTCTACATCCCCGACCCCACGCTTGTCTTCGTAGGACTGCCTTACTACACATTCACATTTTCCATCTTCGACTTCCAGGCCATTGTTGTTGCCCAGGTACTCTCCGGTACCGTCCAGCTACCAACTGAGACTGAAATGAGATCGGAATACAACGCCAAGGTGGAACGAGTCGGTCTTGGAAAGGTGTTCCATTCGATTCTGGGGACAGAAGAAAACTACGTGCATGATTTGTTAACGTGGGTGAATACTAGCAGGGCAGCGCAGGAGCTTGTCGCGATTAAAGGGTTTAGCCCGAGATGGTACGAGGCAAAGGAGGCACTGAGACAGAAATACAGGGCTCAAGTTAACAAGTAG
- the ustD gene encoding putative NRPS-like enzyme has translation MKSVATSSLDDVDKDSVPLGSSINGTAQAETPLENVIDVESVRSHFPVLGGETAAFNNASGTVVLKEAIESTSNFMYSFPFPPGVDAKSMEAITAYTGNKGKVAAFINALPDEITFGQSTTCLFRLLGLSLKPMLNNDCEIVCSTLCHEAAASAWIHLSRELGITIKWWSPTTTPNSPDDPVLTTDSLKPLLSPKTRLVTCNHVSNVVGTIHPIREIADVVHTIPGCMLIVDGVACVPHRPVDVKELDVDFYCFSWYKLFGPHLGTLYASRKAQDRYMTSINHYFVSSSSLDGKLALGMPSFELQLMCSPIVSYLQDTVGWDRIVRQETVLVTILLEYLLSKPSVYRVFGRRNSDPSQRVAIVTFEVVGRSSGDVAMRVNTRNRFRITSGICLAPRPTWDVLKPKSSDGLVRVSFVHYNTVEEVRAFCSELDEIVTRDT, from the exons ATGAAATCGGTAGCAACCTCATCACTTGATGATGTCGACAAAGATTCGGTCCCACTGGGCTCTAGCATAAATGGCACTGCACAGGCAGAAACACCTCTTGAAAATGTCATAGATGTCGAAAGTGTCCGATCCCACTTTCCAGTTCTAGGAGGAGAGACAGCTGCTTTCAACAATGCGTCTGGGACGGTTGTTCTGAAGGAAGCGATTGAAAG TACAAGCAACTTCATGTattccttccctttccccccgGGCGTCGATGCGAAGAGCATGGAGGCAATCACAGCCTATACGGGGAACAAGGGGAAGGTGGCCGCGTTTATCAATGCGTTGCCAGACGAAATAA CCTTCGGCCAATCAACCACATGCCTATTTCGCCTGCTAGGATTATCTCTCAAACCCATGCTAAACAACGATTGTGAAATCGTCTGCTCAACCCTCTGCCACGAGGCAGCAGCCAGTGCCTGGAtccatctttccagagaACTAGGAATCACCATTAAATGGTGgtccccaaccaccaccccGAACAGCCCCGACGACCCGGTCCTCACCACAGACAGCCTCAAACCACTCCTCTCTCCCAAAACCCGACTCGTCACCTGCAACCACGTCTCCAACGTCGTCGGAACCATCCATCCCATCCGCGAGATCGCAGACGTAGTGCACACTATCCCAGGCTGCATGCTCATCGTCGACGGCGTAGCCTGCGTGCCCCATCGTCCCGTGGACGTGAAGGAGCTCGACGTCGACTTCTACTGTTTCAGCTGGTACAAGCTGTTCGGCCCCCATTTGGGCACGCTCTATGCGAGTCGCAAAGCACAGGACCGATACATGACTAGCATCAATCACTATTTCGTTTCCTCGTCGTCTCTCGATGGGAAATTGGCTCTGGGGATGCCCAGCTTCGAGCTCCAGCTCATGTGTTCGCCGATCGTTTCCTATCTCCAAGATACAGTTGGTTGGGACCGGATTGTCCGTCAGGAGACTGTCCTGGTTACTATTTTGCTTGAGTATCTCCTGAGCAAACCGAGTGTTTACCGGGTCTTTGGGCGCCGGAATAGTGACCCGAGTCAAAGGGTTGCGATTGTGACGTTTGAGGTCGTGGGCCGATCATCTGGGGATGTGGCTATGCGGGTGAATACGAGGAATCGGTTTAGAATTACCTCGGGTATATGTTTGGCGCCGCGCCCGACGTGGGATGTTTTGAAGCCGAAGAGTAGCGATGGTTTGGTTAGGGTTAGTTTTGTCCATTACAATACTGTCGAGGAAGTTAGGGCGTTTTGCAGTGAGTTGGATGAGATTGTCACGCGGGATACCTAG
- the ustQ gene encoding ustQ yields the protein MAVEYFQEKLNKWRYSPVAGSPDEEGGNATVKPKASFVPVYAGLTIISLITVTVSLVHLLSGTGTTTTFPPCKNPAVRREWRSLTSSEKQNFTQAVICLASIPSTWQPNGTIYDDFAILHGGIGSWCHRSASFLPWHRYTLVVFEKALREHCGFTGQVPYWDWTLDWMNLANSSIFNSVDGFGGDGDRTGQEVVGGGRCVIDGPFAGLQPILYNHTYVRHCIARGFRDGDQAGRISGEYYRPESIGGILRKQSYVELVREVEIYLHNPLHQGVNGDFLAMTAANDPLFYVHHAQLDRLWWRWQQESPDLRLKEYHGKHMYNSTGNATLDDILMYGGFAEDIPVSRVMDTKGGFLCYTY from the exons ATGGCCGTGGAATATTTCCAGGAAAAACTAAACAAGTGGCGGTATTCGCCGGTGGCAGGCTCACCGGACGAGGAGGGGGGAAATGCCACTGTCAAGCCCAA AGCTAGCTTTGTGCCAGTATATGCAGGACTTACCATCATAAGTCTCATTACAGTGACCGTCTCTCTTGTCCACCTCCTCTCTGGAACAGGAACGACGACAACATTTCCGCCCTGCAAGAACCCTGCCGTCCGTCGTGAATGGAGATCTCTTACCAGTAGCGAAAAGCAAAACTTCACACAGGCAGTCATCTGTCTGGCAAGTATTCCGTCGACGTGGCAGCCGAATGGAACGATATATGACGACTTTGCGATTTTGCATGGGGGGATTGGATCGTGGT GCCATCGTTCGGCCTCCTTTCTACCCTGGCATCGATACACGCTAGTCGTGTTTGAGAAGGCCCTCCGAGAGCACTGCGGCTTCACCGGCCAGGTTCC ATACTGGGACTGGACACTGGACTGGATGAACTTAGCCAACTCCTCTATCTTCAACAGCGTGGACGGATTCGGCGGCGACGGAGACCGCACCGGACAGGAGGTCGTAGGTGGTGGACGCTGCGTGATCGATGGCCCCTTTGCTGGGCTGCAACCCATATTATATAACCATACCTATGTGCGACATTGCATTGCGCGCGGCTTTCGCGACGGTGACCAAGCCGGTCGTATATCAGGGGAGTACTACCGGCCCGAGTCGATTGGTGGTATCCTCCGCAAACAATCGTATGTGGAACTGGTGAGGGAGGTCGAGATTTATTTGCATAATCCGCTGCATCAGGGCGTGAATGGGGACTTTTTGGCCATGACGGCTGCTAATG ATCCCCTTTTCTATGTCCACCATGCACAACTGGACCGACTTTGGTGGCGTTGGCAGCAGGAAAGCCCGGACCTCAGACTCAAGGAATATCACGGAAAGCACATGTACAACTCGACCGGGAACGCGACGCTGGATGACATACTCATGTATGGTGGGTTTGCGGAGGATATCCCGGTATCTCGCGTGATGGACACCAAAGGGGGGTTTTTATGTTATACGTATTAG